A window of Melopsittacus undulatus isolate bMelUnd1 chromosome 2, bMelUnd1.mat.Z, whole genome shotgun sequence contains these coding sequences:
- the LOC101880150 gene encoding inhibitor of apoptosis protein-like — translation MNIVENSPFLASIMKQNALRGELKYDLTCELYRMSTFSTFPINVPVSERSLARAGFYYTGVQDKVKCFSCGLTLDNWQPGDNAMERHKKLYPTCSFIQSMLSVNNLGVPSHSTVSSPVVNSLLPSLHSMTLSQHSEQVGYFSGSFLSFPQDPVTARAVEDLSFLRPKFHNPHMSTEDARLRTFHSWPLTFISPVDLARAGLYYLGTADKVACFSCGGQLSNWEPKDNAVSEHRRHFPNCHFLESLTRDQQSFNVSNVSMQTHEARVKTFINWPTRILVQPEQLADAGFYYVGHNDDVRCFCCDGGLRCWESGDDPWIEHAKWFPRCEYLLRVKGGEFVREIQARFPHLLEQLLLTSVDENAHPPIFHFEPGESHSEDVIMMNTPVVKTALEMGFSRRLIKQTVQSKILATGENYKDIHDLVSDLLTAEHEEREEEKEKQFEEVASDDLSLIRKNRMALFQRLTCVLPILESLLSAKVITELTHDVIKQKTQTALQARELIDTVLVKGNEAASIFRNCLRDCDPVLYKDLFVEKDLKYIPTEDVSGLPMEEQLRRLQEERTCKVCMDREVSIVFIPCGHLVVCKHCAPSLRKCPICRGTIKGTVRTFLS, via the exons ATGAATATAGTGGAGAACAGCCCTTTCTTGGCTAGCATCATGAAGCAGAATGCCCTGCGTGGTGAACTAAAGTATGACTTAACTTGTGAACTCTACAGAATGTCAACATTTTCTACTTTCCCCATTAACGTGCCGGTGTCAGAACGGAGTCTTGCCCGGGCTGGGTTTTATTACACTGGTGTGCAAGATAAAGTTAAGTGCTTCAGTTGTGGCTTAACATTGGACAACTGGCAACCAGGAGATAATGCTATGGAAAGACACAAAAAGCTGTATCCTACCTGCAGTTTTATACAAAGCATGCTTTCAGTTAACAACCTTGGAGTGCCCTCTCATTCTACCGTTTCGTCTCCGGTTGTAAACAGTCTCTTGCCATCTCTACATTCCATGACACTTTCTCAACATTCAGAACAAGTTGGATATTTCAGTGGctcttttctcagttttcctcAAGATCCAGTAACTGCTAGGGCAGTTGAAGACCTTTCATTCTTGAGACCCAAGTTTCACAATCCTCACATGAGTACAGAAGATGCTAGGCTACGTACTTTTCACTCATGGCCACTGACATTTATCTCACCCGTTGATCTGGCAAGGGCTGGACTTTACTACCTGGGTACAGCGGACAAAGTTGCTTGTTTCAGCTGTGGTGGTCAGCTGAGTAACTGGGAACCGAAAGATAATGCTGTGTCAGAACATCGGAGACATTTTCCTAACTGCCATTTTTTGGAGAGCCTCACCCGAGACCAGCAAAGTTTCAATGTTTCAAATGTGAGCATGCAAACCCATGAAGCACGTGTTAAAACATTCATAAATTGGCCAACGAGAATTCTAGTTCAGCCTGAACAGCTTGCAGATGCTGGTTTCTATTATGTAG gcCACAACGATGATGTCAGGTGTTTTTGCTGTGATGGTGGTTTAAGGTGCTGGGAATCTGGAGATGATCCGTGGATTGAGCATGCAAAGTGGTTTCCAAG aTGTGAGTATCTGCTTCGTGTAAAAGGAGGAGAGTTTGTAAGAGAAATTCAGGCCAGATTCCCCCATCTTCTTGAACAG CTCTTGTTAACCTCTGTAGATGAAAACGCCCATCCCCCAA ttttccattttgaaCCTGGAGAGAGTCATTCAGAAGATGTAATCATGATGAACACACCTGTGGTTAAAACTGCATTGGAGATGGGATTCAGTAGAAGGCTAATAAAGCAGACAGTGCAAAGTAAAATCTTGGCCACTGGGGAAAACTACAAGGATATTCATGATCTTGTGTCTGATCTGCTCACTGCTGAACatgaagagagggaagaagagaaagagaaacaatttGAAGAAGTGGCATCAG ATGATTTGTCCTTAATCCGGAAGAACCGAATGGCTTTATTCCAACGTTTAACATGTGTACTTCCAATCCTTGAGAGTTTGCTGTCAGCCAAAGTGATCACGGAACTTACGCATGATGTTATTAAGCAAAAGACTCAGACGGCACTGCAAGCAAGGGAACTGATAGATACAGTTTTAGtgaaaggaaatgaagcagCCAGCATATTCAGAAACTGTCTACGAGATTGTGACCCTGTACTGTACAAAGATTTATTTG tggagaaggacttgaagTATATTCCCACAGAAGATGTTTCAG gtttaCCTATGGAAGAACAATTAAGAAGACTACAAGAGGAAAGAACATGTAAAGTTTGCATGGACAGAGAAGTTTCCATTGTTTTTATTCCATGTGGTCACTTAGTGGTTTGCAAACATTGTGCACCATCCCTTAGAAAGTGCCCTATCTGCAGGGGGACAATAAAGGGCACAGTTCGTACGTTCCTTTCATAA